Proteins encoded within one genomic window of Hevea brasiliensis isolate MT/VB/25A 57/8 chromosome 8, ASM3005281v1, whole genome shotgun sequence:
- the LOC110649373 gene encoding oligopeptide transporter 4, with product MGTLEAQTTYPSTTTTTTTAVNSNGTKQSDPEKPINDVEDDDVSPIEEVRLTVTNTDDPTLPVWTFRMWFLGLLSCGLLSFLNQFFSYRTEPLVITQITVQVATLPVGRFLAAVLPTTKFRIPGFGSRTVSLNPGPFNMKEHVLISIFANAGSAFGNGSAYAVAIVTIIKAFYKRKISILASWILIVTTQVLGYGWAGLLRKYVVEPAEMWWPSTLVQVSLFRALHEKDEKDQRMTRAKFFLIALICSFSWYVVPGYLFTTLTSISWLCWVFSKSVTAQQLGSGMRGLGLGAFSLDWSAVASFLFSPLISPFFAIVNVFLGYVLIIYIAIPIAYWGLDLYNAHRFPIFSSHLFTAQGKKYDITAIVNDKFELDLPKYEEQGRIYLSMFFALTYGFGFATIASTLTHVALFYGREIYERYRASYKGNEDIHTRLMKRYKEIPSWWFHLLLAVTLAISLVLCIVLNDEVQMPWWGLIFASAMAFFFTLPISIITATTNQTPGLNIITEYVMGIIYPGRPIANVCFKTYGYMSMAQAVSFLNDFKLGHYMKIPPRSMFLVQFIGTMLAGTINLAVAWWLLNSINNICQDDLLPPDSPWTCPGDRVFFDASVIWGLVGPRRIFGSLGNYQAMNWFFLGGAVGPVIVWLLHKTFPKQSWIPLINLPVLLGSTGMMPPATAVNYNSWIIVGTIFNFFIFRYRKQWWQRYNYILSAALDAGVAFMAVLLYFSVGMENRTLTWWGTDGEHCDLATCPTAKGIEVDGCPVN from the exons ATGGGGACTCTAGAGGCACAAACAACATAcccctccaccaccaccaccaccaccaccgctgTTAACAGCAACGGCACTAAACAATCAGACCCAGAAAAACCCATCAACGACGTTGAAGATGACGACGTTTCCCCCATTGAGGAGGTCAGGCTAACCGTTACCAACACGGACGACCCGACCCTTCCTGTATGGACCTTCAGGATGTGGTTCTTGGGTTTGCTATCATGTGGACTTCTCTCTTTCCTTAACCAATTCTTTTCTTACAGAACAGAGCCTCTTGTTATCACCCAAATCACCGTACAAGTTGCCACACTTCCTGTCGGCCGTTTCTTGGCTGCTGTGCTACCTACTACCAAGTTTCGGATACCTGGTTTCGGGTCAAGAACGGTTTCTTTGAACCCGGGGCCATTTAACATGAAAGAGCACGTACTCATCTCCATCTTTGCAAATGCTGGAAGTGCATTTGGAAATGGATCTGCTTATGCTGTTGCTATTGTTACTATAATCAAAGCATTTTACAAGAGGAAAATTTCAATCTTGGCTAGTTGGATTCTCATAGTTACAACACAG GTATTAGGATATGGGTGGGCGGGGCTGCTGAGGAAGTATGTGGTGGAGCCTGCTGAAATGTGGTGGCCTAGCACTCTGGTTCAGGTCTCCCTCTTCAG GGCTCTGCATGAGAAAGATGAAAAAGATCAACGCATGACAAGGGCTAAGTTCTTCCTAATTGCACTAATTTGCAGCTTTTCCTGGTATGTAGTTCCAGGATACCTATTCACAACACTTACAAGCATCTCATGGCTCTGCTGGGTGTTTTCAAAGTCAGTAACAGCCCAGCAACTTGGCTCAGGCATGAGAGGCCTTGGACTTGGAGCTTTTAGTCTTGATTGGTCTGCTGTGGCATCTTTCTTGTTCAGCCCCCTCATTAGCCCTTTCTTTGCCATTGTCAATGTTTTCCTGGGTTATGTATTGATAATCTACATTGCCATTCCCATTGCTTACTGGGGACTAGACCTGTACAATGCACACAGATTTCCCATATTCTCTTCCCACTTGTTTACAGCCCAAGGCAAGAAGTATGATATAACAGCTATTGTTAATGACAAGTTTGAGCTAGATCTGCCAAAGTATGAGGAGCAAGGAAGAATTTATTTGAGCATGTTTTTTGCTCTTACTTATGGGTTTGGTTTTGCAACCATTGCGTCGACACTTACGCATGTGGCTTTGTTCTATGGAAG GGAGATATATGAGAGATATCGAGCTTCTTACAAGGGCAATGAGGATATCCATACCAGATTGATGAAAAGATACAAGGAAATACCTTCCTGGTGGTTTCACCTGTTGCTGGCTGTTACACTTGCAATTTCGCTTGTTCTCTGCATAGTCTTGAATGATGAGGTTCAGATGCCATGGTGGGGACTCATCTTTGCCAGCGCTATGGCTTTCTTCTTCACCCTTCCAATCAGCATCATAACTGCCACAACAAACCAG ACACCAGGGCTAAACATAATCACAGAGTATGTCATGGGTATCATATATCCAGGAAGACCAATAGCCAATGTCTGCTTCAAAACCTATGGTTATATGAGTATGGCTCAGGCTGTCTCTTTCCTTAATGATTTCAAGCTTGGACACTACATGAAGATCCCTCCAAGATCAATGTTCTTGGTTCAG TTCATTGGAACAATGCTTGCTGGAACCATCAACCTTGCAGTGGCATGGTGGCTGCTAAACTCCATTAATAACATATGCCAGGACGATCTGCTTCCCCCTGACAGTCCTTGGACATGCCCAGGTGACAGAGTCTTCTTTGATGCATCTGTCATATGGGGTTTGGTTGGACCTAGACGGATTTTTGGAAGTCTTGGAAATTATCAAGCCATGAATTGGTTCTTCCTTGGAGGTGCAGTAGGACCAGTTATAGTTTGGCTATTACACAAGACATTCCCAAAGCAATCTTGGATTCCCCTAATCAACCTTCCAGTTCTTCTAGGATCAACTGGAATGATGCCTCCAGCAACAGCAGTAAACTACAATTCCTGGATCATAGTTGGAACAATATTTAATTTCTTCATCTTCCGCTACCGGAAGCAGTGGTGGCAAAGGTACAATTACATCCTTTCAGCGGCACTGGATGCAGGGGTGGCTTTCATGGCAGTGCTATTGTACTTTTCAGTGGGCATGGAAAACAGAACTTTAACTTGGTGGGGTACAGATGGCGAACATTGTGATTTAGCAACCTGTCCAACAGCCAAAGGCATAGAGGTTGATGGTTGTCCAGTGAACTAA